A genomic window from Salvia miltiorrhiza cultivar Shanhuang (shh) chromosome 5, IMPLAD_Smil_shh, whole genome shotgun sequence includes:
- the LOC131026539 gene encoding metalloendoproteinase 3-MMP-like — protein MAFKFFQLITFIFLIFILLAPSGHAKRSTPSGQESSPFDFIKKLKDCHMGNNTKEIHELKAYLEKFGYLKYPNKTQATDDDFDDILESAIKTYQKNYHITPSGVVDDETISIMTTPRCGVPDIVNGTNYMQPRDRIHESSSSSGIQIVSHFTFFPGNPRWPSSKTLLTYGFLPNFPANAVDPVARAFQKWQSSTHFTFARAQTNQNADLVIGFLRGDHGDGSPFDGRGGILAHAFAPTNGRFHYDADEQWSVGPVAGAFDLETVALHEIGHLLGLGHSSVDAAIMFPNIGAGQTKNLNADDIQGIRSLYNR, from the coding sequence ATGGCTTTTAAGTTTTTTCAGCTCATCACCTTCATCTTCCTCATTTTCATACTGCTTGCTCCTAGTGGCCATGCCAAGAGGAGCACCCCAAGTGGCCAAGAGTCATCACCTTTTGATTTCATCAAGAAATTAAAAGATTGTCACATGGGAAATAATACTAAAGAGATCCACGAGCTCAAAGCCTACCTCGAAAAATTCGGTTATCTCAAATATCCAAACAAAACACAAGCCACTGATGATGATTTCGATGATATCCTCGAATCAGCCATCAAAACCTACCAAAAAAACTATCACATCACACCCTCAGGGGTCGTTGATGATGAGACGATATCAATAATGACAACCCCACGATGTGGGGTGCCTGATATCGTCAACGGCACTAACTACATGCAACCTCGAGACAGAATCCACGAGTCGTCTAGCTCGAGTGGCATCCAAATCGTGTCCCACTTCACTTTTTTTCCTGGAAACCCTAGATGGCCATCTTCCAAAACCCTACTGACCTATGGGTTCTTGCCCAATTTCCCCGCCAACGCCGTGGACCCCGTGGCACGTGCCTTTCAAAAGTGGCAATCTTCCACACACTTCACCTTCGCACGTGCCCAAACCAACCAAAATGCGGATTTGGTCATAGGGTTCCTCCGCGGGGACCATGGCGACGGATCCCCTTTTGACGGCCGCGGCGGAATCCTAGCTCATGCATTTGCACCAACTAATGGAAGGTTCCATTACGACGCCGACGAGCAGTGGTCCGTCGGGCCGGTCGCGGGTGCTTTCGACTTGGAAACCGTCGCGCTTCACGAAATCGGGCACCTTTTAGGGCTCGGACATAGCTCGGTTGACGCGGCAATCATGTTTCCTAATATCGGAGCCGGGCAGACTAAAAATTTGAACGCAGATGATATTCAAGGAATAAGGTCTTTATACAATCGCTAA
- the LOC131024718 gene encoding disease resistance protein RPP13-like, whose protein sequence is MAAYGAATSLKNTIQRILQSSRISLVSHSPLILLPAYLEMNHLQRILLLLDETSCSKIRTKVNALDELIKEAVWEFEDLLESHVLHQILPQLESERDNLSFSVDLQSLQHRVDCFVQMVKMMEEEYFIEMGNMAEEEGEPISSRIDFGGIKSKMVGLSHEFQEATDVLLEGKDYSIIGMAGIGKTTLAKHIFEDPSIRGQFEFRAWVRVGRKCEPNELLRCILAQVDPNAYQMLTQGDDDDEEELDGLLKEKLKHKKCLIVLDDVWEGQATDRLPSCLREKQIGGSVQFLLTSRKQIVFEEGGFRRMRLLNAQESKELLGEKVFGEEGFPIQLEELGEKIARKCEGLPLMIVMVAELLSKANKTPKFWIEVLVKQYSSVFVDAYNQISESNPAQ, encoded by the exons ATGGCGGCTTATGGTGCAGCGACTTCTCTCAAGAATACGATTCAGCGTATTCTACAATCCTCTCGCATTTCTCTCGTTTCCCACTCTCCACTAATCTTACTACCTGCCTACCTCGAGATGAATCACTTGCAGAGAATTCTGCTATTATTGGACGAGACCAGCTGCAGCAAGATCAGGACGAAGGTGAATGCTTTGGATGAACTCATAAAAGAGGCAGTCTGGGAATTCGAAGATTTACTCGAATCCCATGTCTTACATCAGATTCTTCCACAACTCGAAAGCGAGAGAGACAACTTGTCATTCTCTGTAGATCTGCAGAGTCTGCAACACCGTGTTGATTGCTTTGTCCAGATGGTGAAGATGATGGAGGAGGAATACTTCATTGAAATGGGGAATatggctgaagaagaaggcgagcCTATTTCCTCAAGAATCGATTTTGGTGGAATCAAGTCCAAGATGGTTGGATTATCTCATGAATTTCAAGAAGCCACAGATGTTCTTCTTGAAGGTAAAGATTATTCTATTATTGGGATGGCGGGCATTGGAAAGACGACTCTTGCTAAACATATTTTTGAAGATCCATCAATTCGGGGCCAGTTTGAGTTTCGAGCATGGGTCAGAGTGGGCAGAAAATGCGAACCCAATGAATTGTTACGATGCATTCTAGCTCAAGTGGATCCCAACGCTTACCAAATGCTTACCCAaggagatgatgatgatgaggagGAATTAGATGGactattgaaagaaaaattgaagcaTAAGAAATGTCTCATCgtgttggatgatgtttgggagGGACAAGCAACAGATCGCTTGCCAAGCTGCTTACGAGAAAAGCAAATTGGTGGAAGTGTTCAATTCTTACTTACAAGTAGGAAACAAATAGTATTCGAGGAGGGTGGATTCCGAAGAATGCGCTTGTTGAATGCACAAGAAAGTAAGGAATTACTTGGTGAGAAGGTGTTTGGTGAAGAGGGTTTCCCTATTCAACTTGAGGAATTGGGAGAGAAGATTGCGCGGAAATGTGAAGGTCTTCCTCTTATGATAGTCATGGTTGCAGAGCTTCTATCAAAAGCCAACAAGACCCCAAAATTCTGGATTGAGGTACTCGTCAAACAATATAGTTCAGTCTTTGTGGatgcatataatcaaatatcagaG TCCAATCCTGCTCAATAG
- the LOC131026541 gene encoding putative late blight resistance protein homolog R1A-10 produces MAAYGAAASLKNTILRILQSSRISHVSHSTQILQPAYDEMDRLQRVLLKLDDTSCSKIRAKVNAVDERIKEVVWEFEDLLESHVLHQILPQLESERDSLSFSVDLQSLQHRVDCFVEMVTMMEEEYIIEMENMPEEEGLPISSRIDFGGMIKSKMVGSSDHFEKVRKYLLQETNNEPYSIIGMAGVGKTTLAKHIFKDPSIQSHFEFRAWVNVGRKCELYELLRCVLAQVDPNTYQKLTQRDDDEAEFVGILKESLKDKKCLIVLDDVWEKQGANLFQNCLREENIVGRIQFLLTSRQKMAFMHDRYERVGLLNEEESTKLLGEKVFGEEGFPPQLKELGEKIAKKCEGLPLMIVTVAELLSKADKTSKYWTEVLKKRSPIFVDAYNQISEVLFPSYDYLPQYLKMFFLYMGASRSYRNFDVSTLNILLSAEGFFQPIGEGNFRTCFENLSVSYHLVLTTNEYWFWDRKYRVHSCWQHVCKEEASRIKFLHVLQSCDDVIKDQRRLCVHWNSLFCFKQVCDSIKSDCASTARSLLCFGPYHPYPIPIHAMGFKLLRVLDAGYVRFYHIPIEILKLVCLQHLDLIYNGELPPSISNLFQLQFLVISIYMFIKKRGVQSYVPVEIWDMQELEHLEIWGRDLPTPNTDDATLNKLTGLVGVSANSCTREVLKRIPNLTLLRIQVESKPYDDDDERNPLSCLSYISQLQNLDTLVYKIMNPVIKYERNTIPLSMFPSSLSRLFLSGLGYPWKYMNEIGSLLPNLKSLILECYAFRGPEWEIESGGFLKLEELEIEDTDLVQWRPQRGSFPKLCCLNMSHCYKLQQLDWPYDHSWIERIELIDCNPLVVACASQLKDKFSFELTVESSS; encoded by the coding sequence ATGGCGGCTTATGGTGCAGCGGCTTCTCTCAAGAATACGATTCTGCGTATTCTACAATCGTCTCGCATTTCTCACGTTTCCCACTCTACACAAATCTTGCAACCTGCCTACGACGAGATGGATCGATTGCAGAGAGTTCTGCTAAAACTGGACGACACCAGCTGCAGCAAGATCAGGGCGAAGGTGAATGCTGTGGATGAACGAATCAAAGAGGTAGTTTGGGAATTTGAAGATTTACTTGAATCCCATGTCTTACATCAGATTCTTCCACAGCTCGAAAGCGAGAGAGACAGCTTGTCATTCTCTGTAGATCTTCAGAGTCTGCAACACCGTGTTGATTGCTTCGTCGAGATGGTGACGATGATGGAGGAAGAGTACATCATTGAAATGGAGAATATGCCTGAAGAAGAAGGCCTGCCTATTTCCTCAAGAATTGATTTTGGTGGAATGATCAAATCAAAGATGGTTGGATCTTCTGATCATTTTGAAAAAGTGAGAAAGTATCTTCTTCAAGAAACTAACAATGAGCCATATTCGATTATTGGGATGGCGGGCGTTGGAAAGACAACTCTTGCTAAGCATATTTTTAAAGATCCATCAATTCAGAGCCattttgagtttcgagcatgGGTCAATGTGGGCAGAAAATGTGAATTGTATGAGCTATTACGATGCGTTCTAGCTCAAGTGGATCCCAACACTTACCAAAAGCTTACCCAAAGAGATGATGATGAGGCAGAATTTGTTGGAATCTTGAAAGAAAGTTTGAAGGACAAGAAATGTCTCATTgtgttggatgatgtttgggagAAACAAGGAGCAAATCTCTTTCAAAATTGCTTGCGAGAAGAGAATATTGTTGGAAGGATTCAATTCTTACTTACAAGTAGACAAAAAATGGCATTCATGCACGATAGGTACGAAAGAGTAGGCTTGTTGAATGAAGAAGAAAGTACGAAACTACTTGGTGAGAAGGTGTTTGGTGAAGAGGGTTTCCCTCCACAGCTTAAGGAACTGGGAGAGAAGATTGCCAAGAAATGTGAAGGTCTTCCTCTGATGATAGTCACGGTTGCAGAGCTCCTATCAAAAGCTGACAAGACTTCAAAATATTGGACTGAGGTACTCAAGAAACGTAGTCCAATCTTTGTGGATGCTTATAATCAAATATCTGAGGTACTTTTTCCAAGTTATGACTACTTACCCCAATATTTAAAAATGTTTTTTCTCTATATGGGAGCTTCCCGTTCATATAGAAATTTTGATGTAAGCACGCTCAACATTCTGTTGAGTGCTGAGGGGTTTTTTCAACCGATTGGAGAAGGAAATTTTAGAACATGCTTCGAAAATCTTTCTGTGTCGTATCATCTTGTTCTTACCACAAATGAATATTGGTTTTGGGATAGAAAGTATCGTGTGCATTCTTGTTGGCAGCATGTGTGTAAGGAAGAAGCTAGTAGGATCAAGTTTCTGCATGTCTTACAAAGTTGTGATGATGTCATAAAAGACCAGCGCCGCTTGTGTGTTCATTGGAACAGTCTATTTTGCTTCAAACAAGTTTGTGATTCGATAAAAAGTGATTGTGCATCCACCGCACGTTCTCTTCTTTGTTTTGGTCCTTATCACCCATATCCAATCCCAATACATGCCATGGGTTTCAAGTTGCTCAGGGTACTAGATGCTGGTTATGTCCGATTTTACCATATCCCAATTGAAATTTTGAAGCTAGTTTGTCTGCAACACCTTGACCTAATTTACAACGGGGAGCTCCCTCCTTCCATATCCAACCTTTTTCAGCTTCAATTCTTGGTTATTTCAATATACATGTTCATTAAAAAGCGTGGAGTTCAGTCATATGTGCCTGTGGAAATTTGGGACATGCAAGAACTAGAACATCTTGAGATATGGGGAAGGGACCTACCAACCCCTAATACTGATGATGCTACCCTGAACAAACTCACTGGACTTGTTGGTGTGAGTGCAAACAGTTGTACAAGAGAAGTTCTCAAAAGAATTCCTAATTTAACGCTTTTAAGAATTCAAGTGGAGTCGAAGccttatgatgatgatgatgaaagaAACCCATTGAGTTGCTTGAGTTATATCTCACAACTCCAGAATTTGGACACACTTGTATATAAGATCATGAATCCTGTGATAAAGTATGAGCGTAATACGATTCCTCTTTCAATGTTCCCATCAAGTCTCTCCAGGTTATTTTTGAGTGGGTTGGGGTATCCTTGGAAGTACATGAATGAGATTGGTTCTCTGCTCCCAAATCTCAAAAGTCTCATATTAGAATGCTATGCCTTCCGAGGTCCAGAGTGGGAAATAGAATCAGGGGGTTTCTTGAAACTTGAAGAACTTGAAATCGAAGACACAGATTTGGTGCAATGGAGACCTCAACGTGGAAGCTTTCCGAAACTTTGTTGCCTAAACATGAGTCATTGCTACAAATTACAACAACTCGATTGGCCGTATGATCATTCTTGGATCGAACGTATTGAATTAATTGACTGCAATCCTTTAGTTGTTGCTTGTGCCAGTCAATTAAAAGATAAGTTTTCATTTGAACTTACCGTCGAATCCTCTTCATGA
- the LOC131024719 gene encoding putative late blight resistance protein homolog R1A-10, translated as MAAFGAATSLKNTIQRILQSSRISLVSHSPQILLPAYDKMDHLQNVLLKLDDTSCSKIRTKVNAVDELIKEVVWEFEDLLESHVLPQILPQLESERDNLSFSVDLQSLQHHVDCFVEKMKMMEEDYTNEMENMGEEEGEPISSRIDFGGIKPKMIGLSYEFQKGRDNLLEDKNYSIFGMAGVGKTTLAKHIFEDPSIRSHFEFQAWVRVGRKCESNELLQCVLAQVDPNAYELLSQGDDEEEELVGLLKEKLKDKKCLIVLDDVWEMKAANCLTNWLREENIGGRIQVLLTSRRNIAFEMGGCERVRLLNAEESKELLGEKVFGEEGFPPQLEKLGEKIAWKCEGLPLMIVTVAELLSKTDKTPEYWTEILIKQRSSVFVAAYNKISEVLFPSYNYLPQYLKMFFLYMGAFRPYHDINLGMLLNLLTVEGFLPPIGEEIVQDFCFKCLRELSEWHHVVVDTTNSLFSLTTYRVHSSWQYLCEEEASRIKFLHVLQSCDDVIKDQRRLFAHCNTLFCFKQVYDSIESDCASTARSLLCVGPYHPYPVPIQAMRFKLLRVLDALAVRFYHIPIEILKLVCLRYLSLTCNGDLPPSISNLFQLQFLIIDRHMTIKKRGVQSYMPAQIWDMQELEYIQVRGSDLPTPNTDDATLNKLTSLVGVGANSCTREALKRIPNLEHLGIEVELKPYAADDEINPLSCLSYISQLQNLVALRYSIKNPEIKHEFKTIPLSMFPSSLTMLFLNGLGYPWKYMNDIGSLLPNLETLILECYAFRGSEWEIKPGGFLKLTELQIEDTDLVRWRPQRGSLPKLRRLSMKHCYQLQQLDWSYDHSWITTIELVDCNPSALACAIQLKDKFSFELLVFSSF; from the coding sequence ATGGCGGCTTTTGGTGCAGCCACTTCTCTCAAGAATACGATTCAGCGTATTCTACAATCGTCTCGCATTTCTCTCGTTTCCCACTCTCCACAAATCTTACTACCCGCCTACGACAAGATGGATCACTTGCAGAACGTTCTGCTAAAATTGGACGACACCAGCTGCAGCAAGATCAGGACGAAGGTGAATGCTGTGGATGAACTTATAAAAGAGGTAGTTTGGGAATTTGAAGATTTACTCGAATCTCATGTCTTACCTCAGATTCTTCCACAGCTCGAAAGCGAGAGAGACAATTTGTCATTCTCGGTAGATCTCCAGAGTCTGCAACACCATGTTGATTGCTTCGTcgagaagatgaagatgatggaGGAGGACTACACTAATGAAATGGAGAATATgggtgaagaagaaggcgagCCTATTTCCTCAAGAATCGATTTTGGTGGAATCAAGCCAAAGATGATTGGATTATCTTATGAATTTCAAAAGGGCAGAGATAATCTTCTTGAAGATAAAAACTATTCGATTTTTGGGATGGCGGGAGTTGGAAAGACAACTCTTGCTAAGCATATTTTTGAAGATCCATCAATTCGGAGCCATTTTGAGTTTCAAGCATGGGTCAGAGTGGGCAGAAAATGTGAATCCAATGAACTATTACAATGCGTTCTAGCTCAAGTGGATCCCAACGCTTACGAACTGCTTAGCCAAGGAGATGACGAGGAGGAGGAATTAGTTGGactattgaaagaaaaattgaaggatAAGAAATGTCTCATCgtgttggatgatgtttgggagATGAAAGCAGCAAATTGCTTGACAAATTGGTTGCGAGAAGAGAATATTGGTGGAAGGATTCAAGTCTTACTTACAAGTAGAAGAAATATAGCATTCGAGATGGGTGGGTGCGAAAGAGTGCGCTTGTTGAATGCAGAAGAAAGTAAGGAATTACTTGGTGAGAAGGTGTTTGGTGAAGAGGGTTTCCCTCCTCAACTTGAGAAACTAGGAGAGAAGATTGCGTGGAAATGTGAAGGTCTTCCTCTTATGATAGTCACGGTTGCAGAGCTCCTATCAAAAACCGACAAGACCCCAGAATACTGGACTGAGATACTCATCAAACAACGTAGTTCAGTCTTCGTGGCTGCATATAATAAAATATCAGAGGTACTTTTCCCAAGCTATAACTATTTACCCCAATATTTAAAAATGTTTTTTCTCTATATGGGAGCTTTCCGTCCATATCATGATATAAATTTAGGTATGCTCCTAAATCTGTTGACTGTTGAGGGGTTTCTTCCACCTATTGGagaagaaattgttcaagatttTTGCTTTAAGTGCTTGAGAGAGCTTTCTGAATGGCATCATGTTGTTGTCGACACAACAAATTCTTTGTTTTCGTTGACAACGTATCGTGTGCATTCTAGCTGGCAGTACTTGTGTGAGGAAGAAGCTAGTAGGATCAAGTTTCTGCATGTTTTACAAAGTTGTGATGATGTTATAAAAGACCAACGCCGCTTGTTTGCCCATTGCAACACTTTATTTTGCTTCAAACAAGTGTATGATTCAATAGAAAGTGATTGTGCATCTACTGCTCGTTCTCTCCTTTGTGTTGGTCCTTATCACCCATATCCAGTCCCAATACAGGCCATGCGTTTCAAGTTGCTCAGGGTACTTGATGCTCTGGCGGTCCGATTTTACCATATCccaattgaaattttgaaactaGTTTGCCTGCGGTACCTTTCCCTAACTTGCAATGGGGACCTCCCTCCTTCCATATCCAATCTTTTTCAACTTCAATTCTTGATTATTGATAGACATATGACTATTAAAAAGCGTGGAGTTCAGTCATATATGCCTGCGCAAATTTGGGACATGCAAGAACTAGAGTATATTCAGGTTAGGGGAAGTGACCTACCGACCCCTAATACCGATGATGCTACCTTGAACAAACTCACCTCACTTGTTGGTGTGGGTGCAAACAGTTGTACAAGGGAAGCTCTCAAAAGAATTCCTAATTTAGAGCATTTAGGAATTGAAGTGGAGTTGAAGCCTTATGCTGCTGATGATGAAATCAACCCATTGAGTTGCTTGAGTTATATATCACAACTCCAAAATTTGGTCGCACTTAGATATAGCATAAAGAATCCCGAGATAAAGCATGAGTTTAAGACTATTCCTCTTTCAATGTTCCCATCGAGTCTCACAATGTTATTTTTGAATGGGTTGGGGTATCCTTGGAAGTACATGAATGACATTGGTTCGCTACTCCCAAATCTCGAGACTCTCATATTAGAATGCTATGCCTTTCGAGGCTCAGAGTGGGAAATAAAACCGGGGGGTTTTTTGAAACTTACTGAACTTCAAATTGAAGACACTGATTTGGTGCGATGGAGACCTCAACGTGGAAGCTTGCCGAAGCTTCGTAGACTAAGCATGAAGCACTGCTACCAATTACAACAACTCGATTGGTCGTATGATCACTCTTGGATCACGACCATTGAATTAGTAGACTGCAATCCTTCAGCTCTCGCTTGTGCTATTCAATTAAAAGACAAGTTTTCCTTTGAACTTTTggtattttcttctttttga